TGTGGAAGGCTATGCTAAAATTGGTTTGCCTACCAACATTGCTGCACTGGTTTTGATTGAACTTGATGGACATGCTGCCGTTGTGGAAGAGGATACTGCAACGGTCTTTCGCATTGCCCAAAAACTGGGCGCAAGTTTTGTCAAAGCCGCTGAATCTGACGAAGAAGCCATGAAATTGAAACTGGCGCGCAAATCTGCTTTCTCTGCTCTGGCACGCCTAAAACCCACCACGATTTTGGAAGATGCTAGTGTGCCTCGCTCCGCCCTGCCTCAGATGCTGGAACTGACGCAACGCTTTTCTAAAGCGCATCAAGTGCTTGTCGGAAATTTCGGACACTTAGGCGATGGGAATTTGCACCCCACTTGCCTGATCAGTGAGCGCGATAAGGATGAGGTGCATCGCAGTGAACTTTTCTTCGAAAAAGTATTTAATGCCGCCATTGATTTTGGTGGCACCATTACAGGTGAGCACGGCACTGGACTTGCAAAGAAAAAATTTCTTGAGCGAGCTGCTGGTGAAACCCAAGTTGAAGTCATGCGTCGCTTTAAGGCTGCGCTCGATCCCAATAATGTTCTCAATCCTAATAAAATTTTTGATTCACGCGTTTTCTTCAAAACCAAGTGCGAGCGGCGTATAGCTTAATGCCTTAGCAGCGTCACGATTTCAAACACACCACCGTGCCTTTGTATGAAAAAAGGCAACTATGACAGTTGCCCTGCAAGTTTTGGCTTTTTGATGACTGATGCGTTTAGAGGGCTGACGAAGTTGTATTTGCTCCGCTTGTTGCACTTGTGCCAGAATCAGCAGCAGGCAACATGCCCATCTTGCGCTTGAGTTCCAGTAAGGAATCGGACGCCGCTGCTTTTGAGGGCGTTGCCAACACTTTGTTGATTTGCTCATCCACGGTTGTCGTGGCTTCTGCAATTTGTGCGTAGGCTTCGGCTTCTGCTTCGGTTTGTGTTACGCGCTCTTTCATCTTTTCAAGCATTGCAATCGTACCTGATGCATCCACGCCCGAGAGCTGCTGATTGATTTTCTTCGTGGCTTCAGCGGCTTTCGCTCTACCCTTGAGTGTTATCAGTTCATTTTCGTAGCGCGTGATGGTAGATTGAAGTTTTTGCACTTTCGCTTGCAAAGCATCGGACTGCTGCTGCTGGATTTGGGCATCAGCCAGCAGTTGGCGACCACGCGACTCAAACTCTTGCTTGCGATTGAGGGCTTCTGTTGCCAATCGCTCAGCTTCTGCCATATCCAGATCGCCAGCTTGTGCGCGCTGCAGGAGCGCCATGGCTTTGCGCTCATACTCTTGAGCTTGACGCAACTGATCTTCACCATCTTTGCGCAGCCGCACAGCAACCGCTTTCACTTGCGCAAGCGCTTGAATTGATTTTGCTAAATCAGCACGCAATTCACGAATACCTTGCTCCGTCATTTTCACAGGGTCTTCCATTTTATCGACGACTGCATGCGCTTCCGATTGCGCAACTCTGAAAATTCTTCTGAATAATCCTGCCATAAAACCTCCTTCAAATTTTTAGAGTTTGTGTTTATGCTTTTGCGTATCTGAGAAGTTCGCTGCTGTGTTCAGCCAAACCGAACGAGAGCGCTTCAATCGAAGCGTACAGTTCATTTGGATCCAAATTCTCGATTTGCAGTGTGTCTCGGAAAATGACGTTTTTACCTTCTTCATCGAGCACAAATGCTCCATGAACTAAGGTACGGTTCATTTTGAGCAATTTTTCATAAAAATCACCCGGATTTTCTGGCACGGGCATGATGACTTGCTCAATGACTAAAATTGTATCCTCGCAGTCAATCACCATATTTTTAATACCGTATTCTTCATCTTCGACTACCAAAATTTCATTTTGTTCGTCTTCTTTGACAATCTTCAAGTCCATATCCAGAATCATATTCTTTATCGCTTGGAAGCGGGTTTCCACTTCGTTGAACGGATTTTGCATAGTCTTTTGTCGGATTTAGTTGGTGGTTGAGTTCAATTTTTCTTACTTAAATATTTCGTGAGTTCTTCGTACGCGCGGTTAATGCCCTTTGTGAGCTCTGTTGCAATCTGCTGCTTTTCAGGCTGCCCAGCAAACTTATCGGGATGATACTTAGCGACCATCTTTCGCCATGCTCGCCTGACCGTCTCCAAATCTGAACCATAAGGAATTTCTAAGTTCGCATAGTAGCCCGCTATTTTTGAGTCCATGCTCGATGCTGAGCTGTAGCGCGATGAACTTCCATAACTTTGATTTTGATAAGAATCGCGCCAGTTGTGCTGATAGAACTGTTCACTATCGCTGTAGCTGTAACCTTTATCCTGCTTGTAGTGTTTTTTTTCTTGATGCGCTTTCTGCTGCGCCTGATACGCTCGATAGGCTTTTTCTCTTGCCCGATTGTATTGCAGCTCAAACTCACGTAGCAAGTCCTCCAAGCGAGCCTCTGTCAAACGCTCTGACCTTAAGCCTGAGAGTTGGTATGCTTTTAACACTCGGATTAGACGTGATAGGACACTCATTTGGGTTTAGGTCGTATATTTAGGCAAGTGCACAGTTACAGATAATACTTTGCATGTTGCCTTCTGCGTTCTTGACTGCGCTGCTGACACACTTGTTGATTTGACTAATCTAAAATATCTGAGCGTTTCATCAAAATCGCTTAACTATGAAATAGTGTCGGACAGGCAACTTTCACTTGCATGGGTGCGTAAATCAAGCACTGCTTCACTATACGTTCAACACAACCGTCAAATGTCTCTTTCGCATTTTGGAATTCACTTTCTTTTCAAGAATCGCATTATTCGTTTTGTTTTTCGAGTCTGTTGCTTGTTTTTTTTCCTTTTTGTCACTTCTGACGCTCCTGCACACCCTCATGCTGATTCCATCCGTGTGGGTTCGTTGAAGAGGCTTTTTATCAAGAAAGCCATTGACCGCATCACGATTGACGCACACCTTAACGAACAGGCGTGGCAAGACGCTGAGGTTGCTACTGGCTTCATACAGAACTTCCCATTTGATACCTCACTTGCTTGCGCACAAACCGAAGTGCGTGCCACATACGACGATGCCACACTCTACATCAGTGCCATTTGCTATGATCACTCCAACGCCGATTTTGTCGTGCAATCGCTTCGGCGCGATTTTGGCTACGAAGATAACGACAACTTTAGCGTCGTCATAGACCCGCTCTCGAATCAGACCACAGGCTTTTTGTTCAGCGTTAGTCCTTTTGGCGTACAGTCTGAAGGGCTCATTTCAGGTGGCGGCGGGTT
This genomic interval from [Chlorobium] sp. 445 contains the following:
- a CDS encoding molecular chaperone Tir; translation: METRFQAIKNMILDMDLKIVKEDEQNEILVVEDEEYGIKNMVIDCEDTILVIEQVIMPVPENPGDFYEKLLKMNRTLVHGAFVLDEEGKNVIFRDTLQIENLDPNELYASIEALSFGLAEHSSELLRYAKA
- a CDS encoding phage shock protein A, producing MAGLFRRIFRVAQSEAHAVVDKMEDPVKMTEQGIRELRADLAKSIQALAQVKAVAVRLRKDGEDQLRQAQEYERKAMALLQRAQAGDLDMAEAERLATEALNRKQEFESRGRQLLADAQIQQQQSDALQAKVQKLQSTITRYENELITLKGRAKAAEATKKINQQLSGVDASGTIAMLEKMKERVTQTEAEAEAYAQIAEATTTVDEQINKVLATPSKAAASDSLLELKRKMGMLPAADSGTSATSGANTTSSAL